The following are encoded together in the Lactuca sativa cultivar Salinas chromosome 1, Lsat_Salinas_v11, whole genome shotgun sequence genome:
- the LOC122196097 gene encoding uncharacterized protein LOC122196097, with protein sequence MFESSNTPFLVPDSRGVLMAAKDVMNNDAPWLDNNTPLGKHIIHSSISHDLANRLGIQSLRSISLVSEEMTKDLPYMDYAKIHELLELYGGKDFLLYDLIEFADCWPAIVVVLEGASLSREEISSLKFLPPWGLRGDMLNFGLGLTSCYSITDLPSVVSGGFLYMFDPCGKAFTLPSSSNSPVAKMFTLTGINLTERFRDQFSPMFIGQKVLWSPDSTVIRMPISSKFIEDGRQK encoded by the exons ATGTTTGAATCTTCCAACACTCCATTTTTGGTGCCTGATTCTCGAGGGGTTCTCATGGCTGCAAAGGATGTGATGAATAATGATGCACCTTGGTTGGACAATAATACCCCTCTGGGAAAACATATCATACACTCGAGTATCAGTCATGATCTGGCTAACAGGCTAGGGATTCAATCCCTTCGTTCCATCTCTTTAGTCAGTGAGGAAATGACAAAAGATTTACCCTATATGGACTATGCAAAGATCCATGAGCTTCTTGAATTATATGGAGGGAAAGATTTCTTGTTATATGATCTTATTGAGTTTGCAGACTGCT ggcctgccattgttgttgtacTGGAAGGAGCAAGTTTGAGTAGAGAGGAAATATCTAGCCTTAAGTTTCTTCCTCCATGGGGTTTAAGGGGTGACATGCTTAATTTTGGATTAGGGTTAACGAGTTGTTATTCTATAACTGATCTTCCTTCAGTTGTCTCTGGTGGCTTTTTATATATGTTTGATCCTTGTGGTAAAGCTTTTACTCTACCTTCATCAAGTAATTCTCCAGTTGCAAAGATGTTTACTTTGACAG GTATCAATTTGACCGAGCGATTCCGTGATCAGTTTAGTCCCATGTTTATTGGTCAAAAAGTTCTATGGTCACCAGACTCTACAGTTATACGAATGCCTATTTCATCAAAGTTCATTGAAGATGGAAGACAGAAATAA